The following are encoded in a window of Thalassotalea insulae genomic DNA:
- a CDS encoding EAL domain-containing protein: MDERIDVLDRFSCENCLDRNRLDFDFTMAFQPIVNCQTKQIFGYEALARGLNNEPAYSVISKVNNENRYLFDQYCRVKAIQLAAKLQLNSMLSINFLPKAVYKPERCIRTTIEAAKKYDFPINNIMFEFTEVEKIEDSDFVKSIVDYYGSLGFKTAIDDFGSGYSGLGLLAEFQTSIIKIDMELIRNIDKNQPRQKIIKNCLNLFKELNITPLAEGIETQAEKEWLQEAGISLMQGYLFAKPGFECLPEVDLKNL; the protein is encoded by the coding sequence GTGGATGAGCGTATCGATGTATTAGACAGGTTTTCTTGTGAAAACTGTCTAGATAGAAATCGACTAGATTTTGATTTTACGATGGCTTTTCAGCCAATTGTGAACTGCCAAACGAAACAAATATTTGGATATGAAGCCTTGGCTCGTGGACTAAATAATGAGCCTGCCTATTCAGTAATATCTAAAGTGAATAATGAAAACCGCTATTTGTTTGATCAATATTGTCGGGTTAAAGCCATTCAGTTGGCTGCTAAACTACAACTTAATTCAATGCTTAGCATAAACTTCCTTCCGAAAGCAGTTTACAAGCCAGAACGTTGCATTCGAACGACTATAGAAGCAGCAAAAAAATACGATTTTCCTATCAATAATATTATGTTCGAGTTTACTGAAGTTGAAAAAATTGAGGATAGTGACTTCGTTAAAAGTATCGTTGACTATTATGGGAGTTTAGGGTTTAAAACGGCCATTGATGACTTTGGTTCGGGCTATTCTGGCTTAGGATTGTTAGCTGAATTTCAAACAAGCATAATAAAAATAGATATGGAACTTATACGTAATATTGATAAAAACCAACCTCGACAAAAAATAATAAAAAACTGTTTGAACCTATTCAAGGAGCTTAATATTACTCCACTAGCAGAAGGCATTGAGACACAAGCAGAGAAGGAGTGGTTACAAGAGGCTGGTATTTCGTTAATGCAAGGATATCTTTTTGCAAAGCCTGGATTTGAATGTCTCCCTGAGGTTGATCTAAAAAACTTATAA
- the zur gene encoding zinc uptake transcriptional repressor Zur — protein sequence MTPEQLLEQAKKTCQKRGARFTLAREQVFTLLTKHDGAIGAYELLDQLKAVDPAAKPATIYRALDFLGQQGFVHKIESINAFVLCHHFGDCNHPVQLLICDQCGHVEEIQSNDFDSALRAMATNKGFTISHQIIEAHGACQACQ from the coding sequence ATGACACCTGAACAACTATTGGAACAAGCGAAGAAAACCTGCCAAAAGCGAGGTGCCAGGTTTACCCTCGCCCGTGAGCAAGTATTTACTTTGCTCACAAAGCATGACGGAGCTATAGGTGCATACGAACTACTAGATCAGCTTAAAGCAGTAGATCCAGCAGCAAAACCAGCTACCATCTACCGCGCTTTAGACTTTTTAGGGCAACAAGGCTTTGTTCATAAAATTGAATCTATTAACGCCTTTGTTCTTTGCCACCACTTTGGTGATTGCAACCATCCAGTACAATTGCTGATATGTGACCAATGTGGTCATGTCGAAGAAATTCAATCCAATGATTTTGATAGCGCATTACGAGCAATGGCCACTAACAAAGGCTTTACTATTAGCCATCAAATTATTGAAGCACATGGTGCCTGTCAAGCATGTCAATAA
- a CDS encoding M1 family metallopeptidase: protein MKISIKSALLCFAVASIGNVYAKNTIDDDKFRQLEEILPTPNTYRTASGAPGHQYWQQQVNYEIDIAIDDNTQRLTGSETIHYVNNSPDTLRYIWLQLDQNVHKRNSITNGMKNAPKKKVTYKGMRNAVEADKFDGGYQITKVTDASNDAMRYTINNTMLRIDLDQPLKPGKSIEFNVDWNYQLHEQKVLGGRSGYEYFEKDDNYLYEVASWFPRAVAYYDVMGWQNKQFIGSGEFTLEFGNYDVEITVPADHIVAATGELQNASKVLTKTQRQRLATAKTAKKPVLIVTPEEALENEKSRASKTKTWHFKAENVRDFAFASSRKFIWDAQGYKKDSTDTMAMSFYPNEGNPLWEKYSTEAIIHTMQQYSKYTFDYPYPVSISVNGPVGGMEYPMITFNGPRPTLDEETGEKTYSRRTKYGLIGVIIHEVGHNYFPMIVNSDERQWTWMDEGLNTFVQFLAEQAWEENYPSRRGHAAKITNYMKSNNQVPIMTNSESILQFGNNAYGKPATALNILRETVMGRELFDFAFREYAQRWKFKRPTPADFFRTMEDASAVDLDWFWRGWFYTTDHVDIALGDIHLYRPNSQNPDTEEAWERALENEKPTFISDLRNKGHWLRTNEKPELLDFYNEHDQFTATNADRNSYNKKQKKLKQWEKDLLVDDRNFYIIDFKNKGGLPMPILLDLTYADGSTEHVRLPAEIWRKNSDKVSKLFIREKELTAIAIDPNWETADTDVNNNYWPARPIKSRFELYKRKKQDMMRDYNEELKTDDDKDNKKKEDK from the coding sequence ATGAAAATATCAATAAAATCTGCTTTATTGTGTTTTGCCGTAGCAAGCATAGGGAATGTTTATGCTAAAAACACAATAGATGATGACAAATTTAGGCAGTTAGAAGAAATATTACCAACCCCAAACACTTATAGAACAGCCTCCGGTGCACCGGGCCATCAGTATTGGCAGCAACAGGTAAACTACGAAATTGACATCGCTATTGATGATAATACTCAGCGCTTAACCGGCTCTGAAACCATTCATTACGTCAACAATTCACCAGATACGTTGAGATATATCTGGTTGCAACTCGACCAAAATGTTCATAAGCGTAATTCCATTACCAATGGCATGAAAAACGCACCAAAGAAAAAAGTCACTTATAAAGGCATGCGCAATGCTGTAGAAGCAGATAAGTTTGATGGTGGTTATCAGATCACAAAAGTCACTGATGCCAGTAATGATGCAATGCGTTATACCATCAACAACACCATGCTGCGTATCGATTTAGATCAACCACTAAAACCAGGAAAAAGCATCGAGTTCAATGTTGACTGGAACTATCAGTTACATGAGCAGAAAGTACTAGGTGGCCGTTCGGGTTATGAGTATTTTGAAAAAGACGACAACTACTTATATGAAGTTGCGAGCTGGTTCCCGCGCGCTGTTGCCTATTACGACGTTATGGGATGGCAAAATAAGCAATTTATCGGCAGTGGTGAATTTACCTTAGAATTTGGTAACTATGATGTAGAGATTACCGTACCAGCCGATCATATCGTTGCTGCAACGGGTGAACTTCAAAATGCATCAAAGGTTTTAACCAAAACCCAACGTCAACGTTTAGCCACAGCTAAAACGGCGAAAAAGCCAGTATTAATCGTCACCCCTGAAGAAGCATTAGAGAACGAAAAATCTCGTGCAAGCAAAACCAAAACTTGGCATTTTAAAGCAGAAAACGTTCGTGACTTTGCTTTTGCGTCCAGCCGTAAGTTTATCTGGGATGCTCAAGGCTATAAAAAAGACAGCACTGACACTATGGCGATGTCTTTCTATCCGAATGAAGGTAACCCGCTGTGGGAAAAATATTCCACTGAAGCCATCATTCACACCATGCAACAATACAGCAAATATACCTTTGACTACCCTTACCCCGTTTCTATTTCAGTCAATGGTCCAGTTGGTGGCATGGAATACCCGATGATCACCTTTAACGGTCCGCGCCCGACATTAGACGAAGAAACAGGTGAAAAAACCTATTCACGTCGTACTAAATACGGTTTAATTGGTGTAATTATCCATGAAGTTGGTCACAACTATTTCCCTATGATAGTTAACTCTGATGAACGCCAATGGACATGGATGGATGAAGGTTTAAACACTTTCGTGCAATTTTTAGCAGAACAAGCCTGGGAAGAAAACTATCCATCGCGTCGTGGTCATGCGGCAAAAATTACCAACTATATGAAGAGTAATAATCAGGTACCGATTATGACCAACTCAGAATCAATCCTGCAGTTTGGTAATAATGCTTATGGTAAACCAGCAACCGCATTAAATATATTACGTGAAACAGTAATGGGTCGTGAATTATTCGACTTTGCCTTTCGTGAATATGCCCAGCGCTGGAAGTTTAAACGCCCAACCCCAGCAGATTTTTTCCGCACCATGGAAGATGCTTCAGCAGTTGATTTGGACTGGTTCTGGCGTGGCTGGTTCTACACCACTGACCATGTTGATATAGCACTAGGAGATATTCATTTATATCGTCCAAACAGCCAAAACCCTGATACAGAAGAAGCGTGGGAACGTGCGTTAGAAAATGAAAAACCAACGTTTATTAGCGACCTGCGCAATAAAGGTCATTGGTTAAGAACAAATGAAAAGCCTGAGTTATTAGACTTTTACAATGAACATGACCAGTTTACCGCCACAAACGCTGATCGTAACAGCTATAACAAAAAGCAAAAGAAATTAAAGCAATGGGAAAAAGACCTGTTAGTTGATGACAGAAACTTTTATATCATTGATTTTAAAAACAAAGGCGGTCTACCTATGCCGATTCTGCTTGACCTGACTTATGCAGACGGCAGCACAGAACATGTACGTTTACCTGCGGAAATTTGGCGTAAAAACTCAGATAAAGTGTCAAAACTATTTATCCGAGAAAAAGAGCTGACAGCTATTGCCATCGATCCTAACTGGGAAACAGCTGATACTGACGTCAATAACAACTATTGGCCAGCTCGCCCAATTAAATCTCGTTTTGAACTCTATAAACGTAAGAAGCAAGATATGATGCGTGATTACAATGAAGAGCTAAAAACAGACGACGATAAAGACAACAAGAAAAAAGAAGATAAGTAA
- a CDS encoding DUF6702 family protein encodes MQTNALKIFFILFIFGHCASAFAHKYFFGLTEMSVNPRTNNIEIIHQFTAHDLENVIAETRQEHFSPEHASYEDYIQHYFNQHFQLKFKQQAIPLTWIGLEIVNGQMFIYQEAVFQNNLAGLVVKNDLLVDTYYKQVNTVNYQDSVLSGSLTFTESKRVGIIEK; translated from the coding sequence ATGCAAACTAATGCATTAAAAATTTTCTTTATCTTGTTTATTTTTGGGCATTGTGCATCCGCCTTTGCCCATAAATACTTCTTTGGATTAACAGAAATGTCTGTTAATCCAAGAACTAATAATATAGAGATTATCCATCAGTTCACCGCGCATGATCTAGAAAATGTCATCGCTGAAACGAGACAAGAACACTTCTCACCAGAACATGCTAGCTATGAAGATTATATTCAACATTACTTCAATCAGCACTTTCAACTAAAGTTTAAACAACAAGCTATTCCATTAACCTGGATCGGCCTGGAAATTGTTAATGGTCAAATGTTTATCTACCAGGAAGCGGTATTTCAAAATAATTTAGCCGGATTAGTGGTAAAAAATGACTTACTCGTCGATACTTATTACAAACAAGTAAATACTGTGAATTATCAAGACTCTGTATTATCAGGTAGCTTAACCTTTACCGAGTCTAAGCGAGTAGGTATTATCGAGAAATAA
- a CDS encoding chemotaxis protein CheX, which yields MNVEFINPFLSSMLNVMATMAQMELTPEKPKLKKDQNAMGDVSGLIGMVSEQTKGSLSITFDGPLALATMKGMVGEAPDEINEEITDLVGEITNMVTGGAKRMLSEKGFEFDMATPMVVSGKNHTIQHKADGPIVIIPLNSPHGKAYIEFSFDK from the coding sequence ATGAATGTAGAGTTTATTAACCCATTTTTATCGTCAATGCTCAACGTTATGGCAACCATGGCTCAAATGGAACTGACGCCGGAAAAGCCAAAGTTGAAAAAAGATCAAAATGCTATGGGGGATGTATCAGGCCTTATTGGTATGGTGAGTGAACAAACCAAAGGTTCGTTATCTATTACATTCGATGGCCCGTTGGCATTAGCTACTATGAAAGGCATGGTAGGTGAAGCGCCTGATGAAATAAATGAAGAAATCACTGATCTGGTAGGCGAAATAACCAATATGGTCACAGGTGGTGCTAAACGTATGCTAAGTGAAAAAGGCTTCGAGTTTGATATGGCAACACCTATGGTAGTCTCTGGAAAAAATCACACAATTCAGCATAAAGCAGACGGACCAATTGTTATCATTCCGCTAAACTCTCCTCATGGTAAAGCCTATATCGAATTTAGCTTTGATAAGTAA
- a CDS encoding secondary thiamine-phosphate synthase enzyme YjbQ: MWLQKTLQLKSKRRGFHLITDEVLLELPELAQINIGILHLFIKHTSASLTINENADPTVRSDMEAHFNQFIPENAHYYQHTYEGSDDMPAHIKASTLGNNVTIPIKNGQLNIGIWQGIYLGEHRNRAGQRSLVATINGESSE; the protein is encoded by the coding sequence ATGTGGCTGCAAAAAACTCTCCAACTTAAAAGCAAGCGGCGTGGCTTTCACCTGATCACCGACGAAGTGTTACTAGAACTACCTGAGCTAGCACAAATTAATATTGGCATTTTACACCTGTTTATTAAACACACTTCGGCATCACTGACGATAAATGAAAATGCCGATCCTACGGTTCGCTCTGATATGGAAGCACATTTCAATCAGTTTATTCCAGAAAACGCCCATTATTATCAACACACCTATGAAGGCTCTGATGACATGCCTGCCCATATCAAGGCAAGTACCTTAGGAAATAACGTTACCATTCCGATTAAAAATGGCCAGCTCAATATTGGTATCTGGCAGGGAATTTACTTAGGTGAGCACAGAAACCGCGCTGGGCAACGCTCACTAGTAGCGACAATAAACGGTGAAAGCAGCGAATAG
- the alr gene encoding alanine racemase gives MKTATAHINLNALADNLQHVKAQAPDSKVLAVLKANAYGHGLERIAKALQTNHESVDAFGVARIDEALALRAAGVITPIVLLEGFFDSNELALLAVNNLQTIVHNEQQLAALCDKQLVLSQPLKVWLKVDTGMHRLGINPQEFSHYYQSLKASANVENDIVLMSHLGCADDLTNPVTARQINLFNRITQGIDAERSMANSAGVAAWADSHYQWIRPGLMLYGVSPMQNQNDHSIRPVMTLQSSLIATRKLAKGEYVGYGGAWHSEQNTIIGVVAIGYGDGYPRHAKNGTPVLINGRRVPLVGRVSMDMITVDLGINSQDKVGDIATLWGEGLPVKEIADWATTIPYELLCNITRRVQIAVS, from the coding sequence ATTAAGACAGCAACGGCGCATATCAATTTAAATGCCTTAGCTGATAATCTCCAACACGTTAAAGCTCAAGCGCCAGATAGTAAGGTGCTGGCGGTGCTTAAGGCCAATGCCTATGGTCATGGTTTAGAACGTATTGCCAAGGCATTACAGACAAATCATGAGAGTGTTGATGCTTTTGGTGTCGCTCGAATTGATGAAGCATTAGCATTAAGAGCCGCAGGGGTGATCACTCCGATTGTCTTATTAGAAGGTTTTTTTGATAGTAATGAGCTAGCTTTACTCGCGGTTAATAACCTGCAAACCATAGTACATAATGAACAACAATTAGCAGCCCTTTGTGATAAGCAACTCGTCTTGAGTCAACCACTGAAAGTTTGGCTGAAAGTAGATACAGGTATGCATAGGTTAGGTATAAATCCTCAAGAATTTAGCCACTATTATCAGAGCCTAAAAGCAAGTGCTAATGTAGAAAATGATATTGTGCTGATGAGTCATTTAGGTTGTGCGGATGATTTAACTAATCCGGTGACGGCACGACAAATCAATTTATTTAATCGCATTACCCAAGGAATTGATGCTGAACGTAGTATGGCAAATTCTGCTGGAGTTGCTGCTTGGGCAGATTCCCATTATCAATGGATAAGACCAGGCCTGATGCTTTATGGCGTTTCGCCAATGCAAAATCAAAATGATCATAGCATTCGCCCAGTAATGACGTTGCAGTCAAGCTTAATTGCAACACGAAAATTAGCGAAAGGCGAATATGTTGGTTACGGCGGCGCTTGGCATAGTGAGCAGAACACCATTATTGGCGTTGTTGCGATAGGCTATGGTGATGGTTATCCCAGACACGCTAAAAATGGTACGCCAGTATTGATCAATGGCCGACGGGTGCCTTTGGTTGGTCGAGTATCTATGGATATGATCACGGTAGATCTAGGCATTAACAGTCAGGATAAGGTCGGCGATATTGCGACTTTATGGGGTGAAGGTTTGCCGGTTAAAGAAATCGCTGACTGGGCAACTACTATTCCTTATGAGCTATTGTGTAATATAACCCGACGAGTGCAAATAGCAGTTAGTTAA
- the dnaB gene encoding replicative DNA helicase encodes MADRKLAKFSRNSNAAHDQQVENLKVPPHSLEAEQSVLGGLLLDNEAWDRVAERVVAQDFYSRAHRVVYETIGGLIELGEPVDLITLSEALENDQKLDDAGGFVYLAEMMKNTPSAANITAYAEIVRERAVTREMISVANEIAEAGFDTQGRTSADLLDLAETKVFAIAEQRANKSEGPENIHSVLEKTVDRIEKLYQQPHDGVTGVSTGFSDLDKMTAGLQSSDLIIVAARPSMGKTTFAMNLAENAAMTEDKPALIFSLEMPSEQLMMRMLASLGRIDQTKIRTGQLGDEDWARLSSTMGLLIEKGKMFIDDAAGLTPTEVRSRARRIARDNGGLSMIMIDYLQLMRAPQFADNRTLEIAEISRSLKALAKELEVPVVALSQLNRSLEQRADKRPVNSDLRESGSIEQDADLIMFIYRDEVYHDDSEFKGMAEIIIGKQRNGPIGRVPLTFQGQFSRFDNYAGSHVLEED; translated from the coding sequence ATGGCAGATCGTAAACTCGCCAAATTTTCAAGAAACAGCAATGCAGCGCATGATCAGCAGGTTGAAAATTTAAAAGTTCCTCCCCATTCGTTAGAAGCAGAACAATCGGTCTTAGGTGGCCTGTTGCTGGATAACGAAGCTTGGGACCGCGTTGCTGAACGTGTCGTTGCTCAAGATTTTTATAGCCGTGCACATCGTGTGGTTTATGAAACCATTGGTGGCCTGATTGAGTTAGGTGAACCTGTTGACCTGATCACCTTATCCGAAGCACTGGAAAACGATCAAAAATTGGACGACGCTGGCGGCTTTGTTTATCTCGCAGAGATGATGAAAAACACGCCAAGTGCCGCAAATATAACAGCATATGCAGAGATCGTTCGTGAACGTGCGGTTACTCGCGAAATGATCAGTGTGGCCAATGAAATTGCCGAAGCAGGTTTTGATACGCAAGGGCGAACCAGTGCTGATTTATTAGATTTAGCGGAAACCAAAGTTTTTGCTATTGCCGAGCAAAGGGCTAATAAATCTGAAGGACCGGAAAATATTCATTCGGTGCTGGAAAAAACTGTCGATAGAATTGAAAAGTTATATCAGCAGCCACACGATGGTGTTACCGGAGTTTCTACCGGCTTTTCTGATCTCGATAAAATGACTGCTGGTTTGCAGTCTTCTGATTTAATTATCGTAGCCGCTCGTCCGTCGATGGGTAAAACAACGTTTGCTATGAACTTGGCAGAAAATGCCGCAATGACCGAAGACAAACCCGCACTTATTTTTAGTTTAGAGATGCCTTCAGAGCAGCTTATGATGAGGATGCTAGCATCACTGGGTCGTATTGACCAAACCAAAATTCGTACCGGACAATTAGGCGATGAAGATTGGGCGAGATTATCATCAACTATGGGCCTGCTGATTGAAAAAGGCAAAATGTTTATCGATGATGCCGCCGGCTTAACGCCAACAGAAGTACGCTCGCGTGCACGCCGTATTGCGCGTGATAATGGCGGTTTAAGTATGATCATGATTGATTATCTTCAACTGATGCGTGCACCTCAATTTGCAGATAACCGAACCTTAGAAATCGCAGAAATTTCTCGTTCATTAAAAGCGTTGGCAAAAGAGCTGGAAGTGCCGGTAGTCGCACTTTCTCAGTTAAACCGTAGCTTGGAGCAACGAGCGGATAAACGCCCGGTTAACTCAGATTTGCGTGAATCAGGCTCGATTGAGCAAGATGCGGATTTGATCATGTTTATCTATCGTGATGAGGTTTATCACGATGATTCTGAATTTAAAGGTATGGCTGAAATAATCATTGGTAAACAGCGTAATGGACCTATTGGTCGTGTGCCATTGACCTTCCAGGGACAGTTTTCCCGTTTTGATAATTACGCCGGTTCTCACGTGCTGGAAGAAGATTAA
- a CDS encoding DUF4097 family beta strand repeat-containing protein: MMKKFVKLGVVVLTTMMFGTCAAQQVHKSLPSEGVTSVSVENQQGKVTVTAWEKDSVEVDGEITDKAEKFVFERSGDRIIIKVVLPDYGHKGHRREHDSIFTVKLPSSMRFDFAGIASDISLTGLAKNSEVETVSGNIDAKNLSDYIDISTVSGNIVSQGLAGKIRLATVSGDIKDQQSDGQLDLKAVSGNINTRSTAKELRINNVSGDIDFSLADVDELKVSTVSGEVEGQLALNENGLLKMSSVSGDFNIAFTNEVQANFKMSANAGGQLINRITNDKAQHAKYGPSAKLRFTTGNGSASVKATTVSGRIVVRED, encoded by the coding sequence ATGATGAAAAAATTTGTGAAATTAGGTGTAGTTGTACTAACTACAATGATGTTTGGGACCTGTGCCGCACAGCAGGTGCATAAAAGCTTGCCTAGTGAGGGAGTGACCAGTGTTAGTGTAGAAAACCAGCAAGGTAAGGTGACGGTAACGGCATGGGAGAAAGACAGCGTAGAAGTTGACGGTGAGATAACAGACAAAGCGGAAAAGTTTGTTTTTGAACGTAGTGGTGACCGTATTATTATTAAAGTGGTATTACCAGACTACGGGCATAAAGGCCATAGACGCGAGCATGACTCTATCTTTACCGTTAAGTTACCCAGTTCAATGCGTTTTGATTTTGCTGGTATCGCCAGTGATATTAGTTTGACCGGTTTAGCAAAAAACAGCGAAGTAGAAACCGTCAGCGGTAATATTGATGCGAAAAACTTATCAGACTATATCGATATATCGACGGTCAGCGGTAATATTGTTAGTCAAGGGTTAGCAGGTAAAATACGGTTGGCAACGGTAAGTGGCGATATCAAAGATCAGCAGTCGGATGGACAATTGGATTTGAAAGCGGTGAGTGGCAATATTAATACTCGTTCGACTGCTAAAGAGTTACGTATTAATAATGTCTCCGGTGATATTGATTTTAGTTTAGCTGATGTTGATGAACTTAAAGTTTCCACCGTCAGTGGTGAGGTCGAGGGGCAATTAGCACTGAATGAGAATGGATTATTAAAAATGAGCAGTGTTAGTGGTGACTTTAATATTGCATTTACTAATGAGGTTCAGGCTAATTTTAAAATGAGTGCAAATGCTGGTGGCCAGTTAATTAATCGCATCACAAATGATAAGGCACAGCATGCTAAATATGGCCCGAGTGCCAAACTACGCTTTACTACCGGTAATGGCAGTGCTTCAGTGAAAGCAACAACTGTCAGTGGCCGTATTGTGGTACGAGAGGATTAG